From the Hevea brasiliensis isolate MT/VB/25A 57/8 chromosome 15, ASM3005281v1, whole genome shotgun sequence genome, one window contains:
- the LOC110655243 gene encoding E3 ubiquitin-protein ligase RMA3, giving the protein MAMEPSFYEHEVHFESDEDVTLKQKWKSITTPTGISDVDGDCFDCNICLDSPHDPVITLCGHLYCWPCIYKWLHVKTSAADAYEQQPRSCPVCKANISPNSLVPLYGRGKSRTNLESKNAFPDVVIPHRPPPALNTLISNTSQQSQQLHPNFFQSQPQPQSFHHQQYFPNSYGGYGAMASSNLGGAAMRQIFNPIIGMFGEMMFARIFGTSDTSLFAYSYPNSDHLMRSYRHRMRRQEMQLEKSLNRVTIFLFCCIILCLLLF; this is encoded by the coding sequence ATGGCTATGGAACCAAGCTTCTACGAACATGAGGTACACTTTGAATCTGACGAAGATGTTACACTTAAGCAGAAATGGAAATCCATCACAACCCCAACAGGCATCTCAGATGTGGATGGAGATTGTTTTGATTGCAACATATGCTTGGACTCACCACATGATCCTGTTATCACTCTTTGTGGTCACCTGTATTGCTGGCCATGCATTTACAAGTGGCTGCATGTTAAAACTTCTGCCGCAGATGCTTATGAGCAGCAGCCAAGAAGCTGCCCTGTTTGTAAGGCTAACATTTCCCCAAATTCATTGGTGCCCCTTTATGGTCGTGGTAAATCCCGAACCAATCTAGAATCGAAGAACGCTTTTCCAGATGTAGTCATACCCCATAGGCCACCTCCTGCATTGAATACATTGATTAGTAACACTTCGCAACAGAGTCAGCAACTTCATCCAAATTTCTTTCAGTCACAGCCACAACCACAGTCCTTTCATCACCAGCAATATTTCCCTAACTCATATGGAGGATATGGGGCTATGGCCTCATCAAATCTTGGTGGTGCGGCAATGAGACAAATTTTCAATCCCATCATTGGGATGTTTGGAGAGATGATGTTTGCAAGAATTTTTGGGACATCAGACACGAGTTTGTTTGCTTATTcctatccaaattctgaccatctGATGAGAAGTTATCGTCATAGAATGAGGAGGCAGGAGATGCAGCTTGAAAAGTCTCTAAATAGGGTGACGATCTTTCTTTTTTGTTGCATTATATTGTGTCTTCTATTGTTCTGA
- the LOC110655242 gene encoding uncharacterized protein LOC110655242, translated as MAKDRNGSLPDKDDKKSKGKAREDIGTDSDSQHRNLSKQKREKQLDKRSDFDSDSAEEEDRKSSRGVERKRRSRKRRSRSYDSDSGSDSEESEYSESESGTEESESESESEEERRRRKRRERRKRREREEERERKRRKKEKEMKRKRKEKKKKEKEKRKKDKLERGKRGAVTNSWGKYGIIRETDMWNKRPEFTAWLAEVKQVNLESLPNWEEKQMFKEFMEDHNTATFPSKKYYNLDAYHKHKMEKEMKKGLKKVLQKERTVFNDEEQRRLELLQERERHKEQQVEALKLSMQSGMAQAMKEQAQLKEEMAYQYKLGNFEAAAAIQRRLDPNIAM; from the exons ATGGCCAAAGATCGAAATGGTTCTCTACCTGATAAGGACGACAAAAAATCCAAAGGAAAAGCTCGAGAAGATATTGGCACCGATTCCGATTCGCAACATAGAAACCTCAGCAAACAAAAAAGGGAAAAGCAGTTAGATAAACGCTCCGATTTTGATTCCGATTCTGCAGAAGAAGAAGATAGGAAAAGCAGCAGAGGCGTTGAGCGAAAACGAAGATCACGAAAGCGACGCAGTAGAAGCTACGATTCAGATTCAGGTTCCGACAGTGAAGAGTCCGAATATTCGGAGTCGGAGTCTGGTACAGAGGAAAGTGAGAGTGAGAGTGAGAGCGAAgaggagaggaggaggaggaagaggAGGGAAAGGAGGAAGAGGCGAGAGAGGGAGGAGGAGAGGGAaaggaaaaggaggaagaaggaaaaagaaatgaagaggaaaaggaaagagaagaagaagaaagagaaagagaagagaaagaaggaTAAATTGGAGAGAGGGAAAAGGGGTGCTGTCACTAATTCATGGGGAAAGTATGGGATCATCAGAGAAACTGATATGTG GAATAAACGACCCGAGTTTACTGCCTGGTTAGCAGAAGTGAAACAG GTGAACCTGGAAAGTCTACCTAATTGGGAAGAGAAGCAAATGTTCAAAGA ATTCATGGAGGACCACAACACAGCCACCTTTCCATCTAAAAA GTATTATAACCTTGATGCTTATCACAAGCataaaatggagaaggaaatgaaAAAGGGTTTGAAGAAGGTCCTGCAAAAAGAGCGTACTGTTTTCAACGATGAAGAACAGCGTCG GCTAGAATTGCTGCAAGAACGGGAAAGGCACAAGGAACAACAGGTGGAAGCTTTAAAGCTCTCTATGCAGAGTGGAATG GCACAAGCAATGAAAGAGCAAGCCCAGCTCAAGGAGGAGATGGCTTACCAGTACAAGCTTGGCAACTTCGAG GCTGCAGCTGCTATTCAAAGAAGGCTGGACCCAAATATTGCTATGTGA